Proteins from a single region of Primulina tabacum isolate GXHZ01 chromosome 5, ASM2559414v2, whole genome shotgun sequence:
- the LOC142545518 gene encoding cytochrome P450 98A2-like encodes MALPLLILSVLTIFIAYKLYQRLRFKLPPGPRPRPIVGNLYDIKPVFVRCFTEWAEVYGPIFSVYLGSHLNVVVNSAELAKQVLRDNDQQLAYRNRTRMISRFSKNGMDLIWADYGTHYVKVRKLCTLELFSMKRVESLRPIREDEVTSMIEFIYKDSIKPGNKGKALELREYLGMAAFLHITRLSFGKRFMDSNGVIDKQGQELKYILDNAIKLGSTKSFSDFLPWFRFLFKSENAALDEHDTLANDFTIKIMEEHTLARKKSGSTKSHFVDALLTLQKEYDLSDDSVITLLWDMVSAGMDTVTITVEWGMAEMVRNPRVQKKIQEELDRVIGQDRIMTEADIPNLPYLQCVVKECFRVHPPTPLLLPHKANSNVKIGGYDIPKGSTVNVNLWSLARDPAVWKDPLEFWPERFLEEDIDMKGTDYRLLPFGSGRRVCPGAQLAINFVTSILGHMLHHFIWTMPAGMGPEDIDMNEQPGLVIYMKTPFKAVPTPRLSDDLCKRVAVGNV; translated from the exons ATGGCTCTACCACTGCTAATCCTCTCAGTTCTCACAATTTTCATAGCCTATAAACTCTACCAACGCCTCCGTTTCAAGCTACCCCCCGGCCCGCGTCCTCGCCCCATCGTTGGGAACCTCTACGACATCAAACCCGTCTTCGTGCGCTGCTTCACCGAGTGGGCTGAAGTCTACGGCCCCATCTTCTCTGTGTACCTGGGATCCCATCTGAATGTTGTAGTTAACTCGGCAGAGTTAGCTAAACAAGTCTTGAGAGACAATGATCAGCAGTTGGCTTACAGGAACAGGACTAGAATGATTTCAAGGTTCAGCAAGAATGGCATGGATTTGATATGGGCCGATTATGGTACACACTATGTAAAGGTTAGGAAATTGTGTACTCTTGAGCTCTTCTCGATGAAGAGGGTCGAGTCTTTGAGGCCCATCAGAGAAGATGAGGTTACCTCCATGATTGAGTTCATTTACAAAGACAGCATCAAGCCTG GAAATAAGGGAAAGGCTTTGGAGCTGCGCGAGTACTTGGGAATGGCAGCGTTCCTGCACATTACAAGATTGAGTTTTGGAAAGAGGTTCATGGACTCAAACGGCGTGATAGACAAACAGGGGCAAGAGTTGAAATATATTTTGGACAATGCAATTAAGTTGGGCTCCACGAAATCATTTTCAGACTTCCTCCCATGGTTTAGGTTCTTGTTCAAGTCTGAAAATGCTGCACTGGACGAGCATGACACTTTAGCGAATGACTTCACAATTAAGATAATGGAGGAACACACTCTTGCACGCAAGAAGTCGGGGAGCACCAAGAGCCATTTCGTGGATGCATTGCTAACTCTTCAAAAGGAGTATGATCTCAGCGACGACTCCGTTATTACTCTCCTTTGG GATATGGTGTCAGCAGGAATGGACACTGTCACCATCACTGTGGAATGGGGGATGGCGGAGATGGTGAGGAACCCAAGAGTTCaaaagaaaattcaagaagAACTCGATCGTGTAATCGGTCAGGATCGTATCATGACAGAAGCCGACATACCGAATCTCCCCTACTTACAATGCGTGGTGAAGGAGTGCTTTCGGGTGCACCCCCCAACACCGTTGTTACTCCCTCACAAGGCAAATTCCAATGTCAAGATTGGTGGTTACGACATCCCCAAGGGATCCACCGTGAACGTCAACCTCTGGTCCCTTGCTCGGGATCCTGCGGTGTGGAAGGACCCCCTCGAATTCTGGCCCGAAAGGTTCCTTGAGGAGGATATTGACATGAAGGGCACTGATTATCGGCTACTCCCATTCGGGTCAGGGAGACGTGTCTGCCCCGGTGCGCAACTCGCAATCAACTTCGTGACATCCATTTTGGGGCACATGCTGCACCATTTCATTTGGACTATGCCCGCAGGAATGGGGCCTGAAGATATAGACATGAACGAGCAACCGGGATTGGTTATCTACATGAAAACGCCTTTCAAAGCTGTTCCGACTCCAAGATTGTCCGACGATTTGTGCAAGCGCGTCGCCGTGGGAAATGTTTGA
- the LOC142545519 gene encoding cytochrome P450 98A2-like, protein MALPLLILAFLTIFAAYKLYLRLRFKLPPGPRPLPIVGNLYDFKPVLVRCFQDWSKVYGPIVSVFFGSQHSVIVHTPELAKQVLKDNDLQLAYRNRTRQIAKVSRNGMDLIWSDYGPHYVKVRKLCTLELFSMKRIDALRPIREDEVTAMIESIFKDCTENKVKPLVLREYLGMMAFLHITRLTFGKRFMDDNGVVDEQGQELKEILHEGIRLSSRKSFFAEFIPLLRFLNSDNEALAKVNARTDNFTKRIMEEHTLARQKTGNTKSHFVDALLTLQKEYELSEDTIISLLWDMISAGMDTTSITVEWAMAEMVRNPRVQHKIQEELDRVVGTDRIMTELDIANLPYLQRTIKECFRMHPPTPLMLPHKASTNVKIGGYDVPKGATVSVNLWALARDPSVWKDPLEFRPERFVEEDIDMKGTDFRLLPFGSGRRICPGAQLAIFLVSSMVGHMLHHFTWTPSPGMKPEDMDMMEQPGTVTYMRTPVQAVATPRLPVNLYKRVA, encoded by the exons ATGGCGTTACCACTTCTAATCCTCGCATTTCTCACCATTTTCGCAGCTTACAAACTCTACCTACGCCTCCGATTCAAGCTTCCTCCCGGCCCCCGTCCTCTACCAATCGTCGGGAACCTGTACGACTTCAAGCCAGTCCTCGTACGCTGCTTCCAAGATTGGTCCAAAGTATACGGACCCATCGTCTCCGTTTTCTTCGGGTCTCAGCACAGCGTTATTGTCCACACCCCTGAGTTGGCAAAACAGGTTTTGAAAGATAATGATCTGCAGTTGGCGTACAGGAACAGGACGAGGCAGATTGCGAAGGTCAGCAGAAATGGGATGGATTTAATTTGGTCAGATTATGGGCCTCACTATGTGAAAGTTAGGAAGCTGTGTACGCTTGAGCTTTTCTCGATGAAGAGGATCGATGCGTTGAGACCCATTAGAGAAGATGAGGTTACGGCCATGATTGAATCCATTTTCAAGGATTGTACTG AAAATAAGGTCAAACCTTTGGTGTTGCGCGAGTACTTGGGAATGATGGCGTTTCTTCACATAACGCGACTCACTTTCGGGAAAAGATTCATGGACGATAATGGTGTCGTTGATGAACAGGGACAAGAATTGAAGGAAATTCTTCACGAGGGGATTAGGTTGAGCtcaagaaaatctttctttGCGGAGTTCATCCCTTTGCTACGATTCTTGAACTCCGACAATGAGGCACTTGCGAAGGTTAATGCTCGCACCGACAACTTTACTAAGAGGATCATGGAAGAACACACTCTTGCACGACAGAAGACGGGGAATACCAAGAGCCATTTTGTCGACGCGCTGCTAACGCTGCAAAAGGAGTATGAGCTCAGTGAGGACACCATTATCAGTCTCCTTTGG GATATGATCTCCGCTGGCATGGATACCACTTCTATCACCGTGGAATGGGCGATGGCCGAGATGGTTAGGAACCCGAGGGTTCAACACAAGATTCAGGAGGAGCTCGACCGTGTGGTTGGTACGGACCGCATCATGACGGAATTGGATATAGCCAATCTCCCTTACTTGCAACGCACAATAAAGGAATGCTTTAGGATGCACCCTCCAACCCCACTGATGCTCCCTCACAAGGCCAGTACCAATGTCAAGATCGGTGGCTATGATGTCCCGAAAGGAGCCACCGTAAGCGTCAACTTGTGGGCACTTGCTAGGGATCCTTCGGTGTGGAAAGACCCTCTAGAGTTCAGACCCGAGCGGTTCGTTGAGGAGGATATTGACATGAAGGGCACCGATTTTCGGCTACTTCCCTTTGGTTCAGGTAGGCGTATATGCCCCGGTGCGCAGCTTGCTATATTTTTGGTGAGCTCTATGGTAGGACACATGCTGCACCATTTCACCTGGACTCCATCGCCTGGAATGAAGCCTGAAGACATGGACATGATGGAACAACCTGGGACTGTCACTTACATGAGAACTCCTGTTCAAGCTGTTGCCACTCCAAGATTGCCTGTGAATTTGTACAAGCGTGTGGCATAG
- the LOC142544575 gene encoding WAT1-related protein At5g07050-like, whose product MEGKGWVGRFLEKAKLYIAMICLQFGHAGMNIITKVSLDGGMSHYVLVVYRHSFATVAIAPFALLLERKVWPKITFTIFLQLFFLGLLGPVIDQNLYYAGLKFTSPTYACALSNMLPAMTFVMAVICRMEKLDLMKIRCQAKVVGTLITVCGAMLMTLYKGDAINMVWSKYIHPRQSYAPQATAAHATQEDWIKGSILLIIATLAWASFFILQAITLRKYTAQLSLTALVCFLGTLQSIGVTLVMEHKRDAWVIGWDMNLLAAAYAGIVSSGIAYYVQGLVMQKRGPVFVTSFSPLMMIIVAIMGSFILAEKIFVGGVLGAVLIVIGLYAVLWGKCKEKREGEILEPEKGATGNNQNVTEVDDIEAKFVELEKNGVKKLFVLAVSAPMPQPPPMIAIEAPKLN is encoded by the exons ATGGAAGGAAAAGGATGGGTTGGCAGATTTCTTGAGAAGGCAAAGCTTTACATAGCCATGATATGCTTACAATTTGGGCATGCTGGAATGAATATTATCACCAAAGTTTCTCTTGACGGAGGAATGAGCCATTATGTGCTAGTGGTCTATAGACATTCCTTTGCTACTGTGGCTATTGCCCCCTTTGCTCTTCTACTTGAAAG GAAAGTGTGGCCAAAGATCACATTTACTATTTTCCTGCAGCTGTTTTTCTTGGGACTTCTGGG GCCTGTGATCGATCAAAACTTGTACTACGCTGGTCTTAAATTCACTTCGCCGACATATGCATGCGCCCTGAGCAACATGTTACCTGCAATGACCTTTGTTATGGCAGTTATATGCAG GATGGAGAAACTGGATTTGATGAAAATAAGGTGCCAAGCAAAGGTGGTGGGAACACTCATAACAGTTTGTGGAGCCATGCTAATGACATTATACAAAGGTGATGCCATAAACATGGTATGGTCAAAATACATACATCCTAGGCAGTCCTATGCTCCTCAAGCTACTGCTGCTCATGCCACCCAAGAAGATTGGATCAAGGGTTCAATTCTTCTCATTATCGCCACCCTAGCCTGGGCTTCTTTCTTCATCCTTCAg GCTATCACATTGAGGAAATACACAGCACAGCTTTCACTCACAGCCCTTGTGTGCTTTTTGGGAACACTGCAATCCATTGGTGTGACTTTGGTGATGGAGCACAAAAGAGATGCTTGGGTCATTGGTTGGGACATGAACCTGCTAGCTGCTGCATACGCT GGTATTGTTTCTTCGGGGATTGCATATTACGTGCAAGGTTTGGTGATGCAAAAAAGAGGGCCAGTTTTTGTCACTTCTTTCAGTCCACTGATGATGATTATCGTAGCGATCATGGGCTCTTTCATCTTGGCTGAGAAAATATTTGTCGGGGG TGTTCTTGGAGCAGTGCTGATTGTGATTGGACTGTACGCAGTTCTATGGGGAAAATGCAAAGAAAAACGTGAAGGTGAAATTCTTGAACCAGAAAAGGGTGCAACTGGAAACAACCAAAATGTCACCGAAGTGGATGATATTGAAGCAAAATTTGTAGAATTAGAGAAAAATGGAGTTAAAAAACTGTTCGTGTTAGCAGTTAGTGCTCCAATGCCACAGCCGCCTCCCATGATAGCCATTGAAGCACCCAAATTAAACTAG